Part of the Vulgatibacter sp. genome is shown below.
GACGGCGATGATCTACGAGCCGGGCGCCGACAAGTGGACCGCGCTGGAAATGGGCACCGCCCGCCGGGGCCACACCGTGCACGCCTTCAAGGGCGGCAAGGTCCTGGTGATCGGCGGCGTCGACGCCGAGGGCAACATCCTCGACTCCACCGAGATCTTCGACCCGGCGACCAACACCTTCGCCCCCGGGCCGGTGATGAACGGGGTGAACGAGACCCTGGGCGCTGGTCGCGCCTACCACGCCGCCGCCATGATCAACGACTCCACCGTGATGGTGGCAGGTGGTGTCCACGTGGGCGGCACCCTGGCCCGCAAGACCGTCTACTTCAAGGAGGCGACCACCGGCGGGTTCACCTACGTGCCGGGTGCGAATGCCGACGTCTTCGCGGTCAACCCGGTGCTCCAGGCTGGCGCGGGGATCGTCAAGGGCGGCATGGTGCTCGTGGGCGGCGCTACGGAGTACGACCCGGTCGGCAAGCGGATTCAAGGCGCCACCAACGCTGCACAGTGGATGTCGGCCTCGAAGCGGACCACGCCGGACGACGACGTGATCGAGACCAAGGCGACCCGTTCGGCTCCCTGCGTCGCTTCGATCGACGACAACCGGATCCTCGCGATCGGTGGCCTCAGCGGCCAGGGCGTCGCCCTCGACGCAGCCGAGGTCATCGCCTGGAACGACGAGAAGAAGATGATCGAGCGCAGCCCCGTCGGCGACTCCGAGCTCAACAGCAGGATGAGCGCGAACCGGGCCTTCGGCAGCTGCACCAACCTCGGCGACGGCCGCATCCTGGTCACCGGCGGCGTCGCCTCCGGTGCGAACGCGACCTCCACCGCAGAGATCTACACCATCCGCAAGCTCTAGCCTTCGAGCGGACCGGACCTACAACAGCCGCACGAAATGCGGTTTCGATGCGGCTCCGCCCTGCGCGGAGCCGCGTCGTTCCTACAGCCGCGGGCCTCGCAAGCCCGCCCAGGGTACGATGGACGCAATCGGATTCGTGATCGCGGCGATCCTCGGGGCCGCCGCCCTCTTCGCCTTCCTCTCCCGCAACAAGCTCGCCGAGGAGCTTTCGCAGGTCCGCCAGGGCCTCGAGAGCGCCAGGGCCGAGGCAGCCTCCGCCCGCAAGGAAGCGGAGCGCCGCGCCGAGGACAAGAAGGGCCGCGGCGAGGAACTGGCATCCGCCCGGACCAGGCTCAACGACGCCAAGCGCCGGCTCCACGAGAGCCAGGAGGCGGAGAAGCGCGCCAAGGAGCTCGCCCACGCCCGCGCCGAGGAGATGCAGCTGCTCGAGCGGCAGATCGCGATGATGCGCGAGGAGCAGGTCGGCATGACCGACGAGCTCCGCCGCATCCGCGAGGAGGCCGAGAAGCCCCGTGGCCGCCGCCGCGAGGAGGCGACCGAGGGGACGATGCCGGTGGCCGCGCCTGCGCCGGTGGTGGTGGCGCCCCCCGTGCCGGTGCCGGTGGACGAGCGGCTCGAGCAGATGGGCCGCGAGTTGGAGAGCCACAAGGAGCAGGCCCGCGACGCGGAGCGCCGCCGCGCCAACGCGGAGCGGCAGGCCAACGAGGCCCGCAAGCAGGCGGAGGAGGCCCGCGAGGAGGTGAAGCGGGCCCGCGGCCGCGCCGAGGCGAACAACCGCGTCTACCTCGTCACCAAGGGCGAGGCGGAGCTCTGGAAGGCGAAGTACGGCACGCTCGAGCAGCGCTGGAACGAGCTTTGGCGCGAGCTCGAGGGGATCGGCTGGAAGGGCCGGACCAGCAAGGACCTCAACGCCCCCCTCCAGGGTGGTGGTGCAGGGCGCAGGGGCGGTGTTCGTGGCGAGCGCGGCGGCCGTGGTGGCCGCGGCGCCGAGGCCGCAGCCCCCGGCGCGACCGAGGCGGCACCTGCCAGCGCCGCAGCGGAGATCGCCCCGGCGGTGGCTCCCGCCGCCGAGGTGACGCCTGCAGCAGAGCCGGCGCCGGTGGCGGTCGCCCCGGAGGCGGCCCCCGCACCGGAGGCCGTGCCCGCAGCGCCTGCGGAGAGCGAGCAGCGGCAGCAGCTGCCGGCTGCCGGCGAGCCCAACGAGGGCGCAGCCGAGCCGGTGGCGGCAGCTTCCGACAAGCAGGACTGATCCGCGCTCTTTGCCTCGCGAGAACGGCCGCTTCCCTGCCGGGGAGGCGGCCGTTTTCCGTTGGTGCTGCTGGCCAGGCGACGTGCCGGCTCCCCAGGGGGCGAGGGCCGCCCATGCAGGAGCCCCCGGCGATTGCCACCTTCGATTTCGTGATCGACCGAATCCGCCAGCGGCTCCGCCACGTCTCCCCGCGCAGTTGGCGCAACCTCCTTGCGCTCCTCGCCCCCTTCGCCCTCGGGCTCTCCGTCGTCCTCCTCTACGATGCGGGCGACGAGATCACCGCCGAGCGGATCCAGCGGGAGGTCCTCGCCCTGGGCGGCATCGGCCTCGTCGCCTTCCTGGCTGCAGCAGCGGTGCGGCCCCTCTTCGTGGTGATCTCCGGTTCCCTCTTCGCGGTGGCTGCCGGCATGGTCTGGGGGCCGTATTGGGGAACGGCGCTGGCGCTCTTCGGCGCGCTCCTCTCCACGGCGATCGTCTTCGGCCTCGCCAGGGTCTTCGGCAGCGGTGCCGTCCGCGACCTGGCCGGCGACAAATTCGACAAGCTCGCAGGCGCGGCGCAGGTGCGCGGCTTCGCCTTCGTCTTCGTCGCCACCCTGGGCTTCGTCTTTCCCACCGATCTCGTGATCGCCGTCGCGGCGAGCACCGGCGTGCGCAGCCGCACCGTGCTCGCAGCCACGGCGGCGGGAACCTTCCCCGGCACCGTCGCGATGGTGGTCCTCGGTGCCAACGTGGCCGAGCCCTCCGCCGCGCCGTGGTGGATCGGCGGCGGGGCGGTGGTGGGTCTCACCGTGTTGGCCCTCGTGCTCGCGAAGATCTGGTTCCCGCGGCTCTCGGCCCCCAGGCCGAGCGAGGCCCGGGGCTACTCGCGCGCGTAGCGCTGCGGCCGCCGGCGGCGTAGATTGCGCGCCACCATGGAAGTCGATCCGCGCAAGCGCATTGCGCTCTTCCTCCACAGCGGGGACTACGACCGGCTGCACCAGGCCTGCTCGATCGCGGCTGCAGCCACCGCCTCGGGCCGCGACGTGCAGCTCTTCTTCTTCTGGTGGGCCCTCGACCAGCTCCTCCGCGGCGGCCTGGACGAGCCCGCCTTCCGCGAGGGGCTGGCTCCCCCCGAGACCCTCGAGGCGGCGGAGGATGCCTTCGAGAGCGGCTATCCCACCGCAGGGGCGCTGCTCGGAGTGGCCCGGGAAACGGGGAAGTGCACCGTCTACGCCTGCTCCGCCTCCGCCGGGTTGCTCGGCCGCAGGCCCGACGAGATCGCCGACAAGGTCGATCAGGTGGTGGGGTGGACGGCGATCCTCTCCCTCACCGCAGGTGTCACCGATCGCTTCTATCTGTAGCGCGCCTGCCCGAAGCTGAATCGCGACCGGCTTCTTGCGTCCGTTCCTCTGCGTGATAGGACTCCGCGGATTGGTCGAAACCGGCCCGTCCAGGCGGTTTTCTGGAGGAAAAACAGCATGCGCAAGAGCCTCGCGATTCTCGTCCTCGCCCTCGCGGCTTTCGGTTGCTCCAAGAAGGAGGAGAAGCCGGAAGGCGCGAAGGAGGCCCCTGCAGCCGGCGCCCCCGCAGCAGGCCAGCAGCAGCAGCAGCAGGGCCAGGCAGCGGAGGAGAAGCAGGAGCCCTCCGAGAAGGAGATGCGGATCGAGCGCGTCACCAAGGCGCTGGGCGACGCGGGCCTCGGGCCGAAGGGCGACGAGACGCTCCCCACCCGGCTCGGCAACCGGCCGGAGTGCAGCCCCACCGAGCGCCGCCGCTACAACCTCGAGGGCGAGGAGATGTACGTCATCGTCGGGACCTACGCCGACGAGGCTGCGGCCACCGCCTGCATGGACGCCTACCAGAAGTTCCTCGGCGGCATGTGGGAGCAGTTCAAGGCCGACTTCTACCGGGACGGCCGCTTCGTCATCGAGCTCAACCCGAAGATGCCCGCGGAGCAGAAGGAGAAGGCCCGCAAGGCGGTCG
Proteins encoded:
- a CDS encoding TVP38/TMEM64 family protein encodes the protein MQEPPAIATFDFVIDRIRQRLRHVSPRSWRNLLALLAPFALGLSVVLLYDAGDEITAERIQREVLALGGIGLVAFLAAAAVRPLFVVISGSLFAVAAGMVWGPYWGTALALFGALLSTAIVFGLARVFGSGAVRDLAGDKFDKLAGAAQVRGFAFVFVATLGFVFPTDLVIAVAASTGVRSRTVLAATAAGTFPGTVAMVVLGANVAEPSAAPWWIGGGAVVGLTVLALVLAKIWFPRLSAPRPSEARGYSRA
- a CDS encoding Kelch repeat-containing protein — encoded protein: MLLNKRFLGVALAAPLALSACGGDGGTFDLNLLHMDCTDEVDFIPRSSMLTIRVTGDGMKAVEETVSASARSAEIPEVPFGSNRVVTVEAKANGKLVAYGKSQPFELTESEKAEVTVMVQAVNRFAGAADVSNACVEMTSQRAGHTAVAMGDGKVLLVGGFKKLEGSGLGSDFVATAEIYDASIGTFVPTKAPCDGSTCFDVGHGQGVRLKDGRILLAGGEALRGETVAPVKTAMIYEPGADKWTALEMGTARRGHTVHAFKGGKVLVIGGVDAEGNILDSTEIFDPATNTFAPGPVMNGVNETLGAGRAYHAAAMINDSTVMVAGGVHVGGTLARKTVYFKEATTGGFTYVPGANADVFAVNPVLQAGAGIVKGGMVLVGGATEYDPVGKRIQGATNAAQWMSASKRTTPDDDVIETKATRSAPCVASIDDNRILAIGGLSGQGVALDAAEVIAWNDEKKMIERSPVGDSELNSRMSANRAFGSCTNLGDGRILVTGGVASGANATSTAEIYTIRKL